The genome window AGTAAGTTTAAGAGTTTTAAATACCTTGGCAACATTAAAGGTTCTACAGAACGTAGGTCATCATAATGCTGTGAACAATTACATTAGGTTACAATAAAGAACAATAAGGTGGACAtttcatgtttttatttgttttgagGTGAAAAAGACAGCGTTATACTTTCAGTAAGAGCAATATATCTCTGTGAAAGTACAATAGACCTACATTATATTAATGGAAAACTAGAGAAACTGCAGGTGATCCATCTCCAGTACCTTACTTATTCTGTGTCTGCCTACATTTCCTAGCACACATCTTTCTTCCTCCAGATAGGAACCGCTAGACGCCTCCCTTCCCCCGTCCAGGGACCCctcattcttcttcttcatccacttcttcttcttccaaaTCACACTGGAATAAAAgacatcctccctctccttctttgcAGTGCCTTCTCCTGGATTTGTAGCAGTGTCAGCGATAAGATTGGGCAGGCTGGTTCGGTCGGTCTCAGAGATGGCTTTGGAGGAAGGCAGGGGTTTGGGACCCAGATTGGGGGCCTCTAGGTCTTGTTTGCGTCCCTGTCTCCTGGCCTGACTCGGTATCATGCTGTTGGTGTATATGTCTTCTTCTGGCGCAGGAGGATCCTGCAGTAACATACATTTATAGACACTTAACATAATTTTTTTTGTTGCAATTTCATTATCAATTTATTTCCAGGATGAATCTGATGATACTTACCTGTGTCCTCTCACCACTGGTCGGAACTAGGTTCATCCCCACATCACTGTCGTAATATTTGTAATGACCTCTGAGTACCGTAAAACAAGGATACCAAACCCTGTGAAATCATCATACAAAAAACTGGTCAAATCAGATAGCTATAAATAAGTGTTGACTTCAGAGTCAGGAACTAAGTTAATGTAAAGCACAAAAAGTATAAAGACACAAATATGTGCAGTATTTCCGGAACATTTAAAGAGTGATGATCTTACCTTCGGAGATACAGTAAAGCACATATCAGTGCTGTCATTAATGCCGAAACAAATATTGCAGTGATGAAGATTGGCAAGGAAACTTGACCTAGGGGAGAACAGAAAAAACTTTCATCGATAGACTTACAAAAGTTGTTATCAAGGTTATCAAGATCATTAATCCAGTCAATTCTGGTATCCAAACCCCTTATGAATGATGATGACTGGTTTGTGTATTTCAAAGTACCTATACTATACAATTATGTTTTGACCAGATCCAAATCGCTTTTACTGCAGAAAATCACCAAATGCTGCACAACGTGTATGTATGGCATTTGATAACATAAAGCACTTACCCTCAAGAACGTCAACACTTTTGCCCAGCCCCTGGTGACTCCCCAGACATTGAATACAGAACTGGAGGCTGGAAGATCCTACAGAGTTGGTGCTGAGGCAGACCAGAGGGGGCGTATCCTCCTCCTGTGATTGGTGGGTGGTGAGGGAGCTTCTCAGGCCTGTGCTGCCCATTGACTCTCTGACGACAGTGTTAGTAATGTGACTGACAGGCTGTCCAGCCAATCGCCACTCCACTTTGGGAGAGGGGTTCCCATGACTCTCACAGGTACAGTTGATCTGATCAGCAGTTCTGATGCAGCGAGAGGAGGGCAGAATCTTTGGAGCAACTATAGACAACAGAGGAGGAAGACAGTTAAATCAAAAATATTTATAACTAACCCGAGATAGTTATGTGTCGTTTTCAATGGGAAAATTAAGCATAGTGGGCAGAAcgagcaaggaggtgggcagagccaagcaagagctagcgagatcctattgctgggttctagcatgtatttgcatatttccgttagggaacacCTTCGCTGTGAAGTGTGCATtgcgtgtgcaataactcaatttgcCATTGCGGTCGTTGTAAACAACACAACTTTTAGAAACTTTGACAAAGGGTCACATCTACAAAACTTActgcactctgttcataacagattctagttttaggaacagaaaactgtattgacaTCAGGCTTGGTGTGAGCCAAATCAGGTGGCAAGCAGTGTTACGTCTTTTACAGTAGTTCCTAGTGACTCAGATCTACAGTTGAGCTCAGCTCAAAGCTGGGGTTGCTGTTGAGTACGTTTGAGGGGTGAATTTAGCACATTGGTCTGTGTGAAACTTATTCCTCAGCCGGAAGAGTCCCCACCTGAAACAGCAAATAGCTGGCTCAAGTGGACATCTCATTAAAAcatctgtgaaggctttccactagatgttggaacattgctgcatgaAACATTGATATTTCAttaaaaaatcagctgtttccagctacaatagtcatttacaacattaacaatgtctccactgtatttctgatcaatttgatgttattttaatgggcaaaaaagTTGCTTTCCTTCCAAAAaccaggacatttctaagtggccccaaacttgAACGGTGGTGTATATTTCTCTATTtttttgcatatatatatatatatatatatttttttttaaatcacgtttttgactgcactgcccctttaaaGTATGTTCACAGGATATGGAAGTGTAACAACTTACATGTCACATCTATGTTAGTAGTTGTTGAGTTGTCCACCCCATGCTTGTTCTCTGCTTCGCAATAGTACCGCCCACTATCACTGATAGCAATCTCATTGAAGGTGAAGCTCTGTCCACATCCTACaatgactccctccctcccattgactctgtaccaggtgTAGGTCTTCACTGCTGGGTTGGCATTGCTGCTGCAGGTCAGAGTCACAGAGCTGCCCTCTACCACTGGACCAGAGGGACTGACCGACAATGAGGTGTTCTTGGCAGGATCTGAAGAAGTGAAGAAGCATATTGTATGGAAACAGGTAGTTTAGAGTGTTTTATGACACTAGCCATAGTGCTAAACTATTGTGTACGTTTGTTTTTATTTTGCACTTACACATCCCATCTAGTTGAGTGACAGATGAGTTCTGGGATCCAAGACGATTTCTGGTCTCACAATAGAACTGGCTGTTGTCTGCTGGTACCTTGATAGTTAGCATTCTGCTAGATCCCACTTCTGTGACCTGTTCttgattgactctgtaccaggtgTAGCTCCCCACTGCTGGGTTGGCATTGCTGCTGCAGGTCAGAGTCACAGAGCTGCCCTCTATTGCTGAActagagggactgactgacactgAGGTGTTCTTTGGTGGGTCTGAAAAACCAAAACAAATGATGCAGTGAAATGTTATATCTATTGTTCGATTAAGTGATAACGCCAGAGAAGcaggtgtttggaggataaattGGCACGGTGTTGTTAGGGCCGAGACGAAGTTGAGGGCAGGCAAACTGTACCAATATATCCTTCAAACACTGGcattcgagggcattatcacttttatacaatgggacaccaacatattcaaataatgatttagATATTTTAATTAAAACCATTATTTTGATCTATTTATTAATACTATGTCATCCTTCCGCAAGacatagtcccgacacaaatctagggttgctatgcaagccggctggtcgttcgttctatcggttcggttgccagagacgcgagcCAGTCATTTAGTCTTTTTGTTCTTATAGCAAAAGCCTAATAAAGTttgcttaaatatatatatttgtctgCCATGACTACAACACAAAGCATATTGAAacagttctgtatctatggacgcgacccagtcgttggttctaaatgttccattgccataatTGTCTGGCGACGTTCTTATCTCTTGCTTGCTAGcgagccaactacggctaactgacagtcacgtcaaacaatgtagccagaataacagcaaagtagccgggtttgtttaagctgttttctagtgatatttatttggatacatccataacaaagAGCTAATAAGGCGCGACTTCGCCTGGCATTGAAAATATACTCTCTTGTCAGGACACTTGTTCAGAGGAGCTGGCcagcaacacagctaacacaataccaTTAAACGTAATCTGGAAAGACAGCAAACTAATTACACATTGTTTTTGTTTTACCTGTTTTCTATTGAtagttctttgtatatatccataaaaatgatgttattcatgattttgactggctgagaaaagctgcctgcctgtctgtctcatcccgacgAGGTCATTACTATGGGACATCTGGAGATCTAATTTTAATATTGAAACAATgctgcaaatgtcagagagataGACAGCAATGTTTATACAAATGTcctctgttgaaaactaaatgttagtctaaacgaAATGTGAGGGAATGTAGTGTAGATAGtgaagatcaagtttataaagtgcctggctgggctgatgagacagtggattgtgcagtcagatggaacagagtaaataggcattttaatgtaatagatttagctggtggtaacttATGGAATAGACACCGactggaatgtggttttaaccaatcagcattcaggattagacccacccgttgtataatgtTTAATAATTCATGCGTTTAAGCTAGGTTTTTTAGCTCATAgattttgttgtaatgtttgtgacgctcaaatatcacatgaatacgtagaatgtatgcacacatgactgtaagtcgctttggataaaagcgtctgctaaatggcatatattatttatattattaatacacattagacatggcaaaatgtatagactTGCAAGAAAcgttgctttaaaactgcaaaatgttctcttGCACGCGATGacagaatgtgtagaattgcaggacatAAGCTTTAAACCTACAAAATGTTCTCTCCatcaacaagaggggtgtgaaccgTTTGTATCATGAACcgtgcttgtgcccatagaaatagacgtTTTGTGTGCGCGCGGGGGGAGAGATATTTCCCAATGCCGGAAGGGGGCCTgagtgaaaaagtttgggaacccctggtcCAGACTCTCTAGAGCCTACCCCACTTACCACTTAAAAGTAGgaggatacatactgtatacaaataaaagatgactggtcattggtcaGAATAATTAGATCAGAATGTGATGACATGCTGTGGGCCAAAAACTCCATCCCACATGATTAGGCTGAAATTCCAGGCATTTTTTTTAAGCACTTACACAAAAAGGGCATCGTTTCCACAATTTCAGAGTGTTAGTATGACCTCAGTGCTtggaaatacagtgccttgcgaaagtattcggcccccttgaactttgcgaccttttgccacatttcaggcttcaaacataaagatataaaactgtatttttttgtgaagaatcaacaacaagtgggacacaatcatgaagtgtaacgacatttattggatatttcaaacctttttaacaaatcaaaaactgaaaaattgggcgtgcaaaattattcagcccctttactttcagtgcagcaaactctctccagaagttcagtgaggatctctgaatgatccaatgttgacctaaatgactaatgatgataaatacaatccacctgtgtgttatcaagtctccgtataaatgcacctgcaatttttcagtttttgatttgttaaaaaagtttgaaatatccaataaatgtcgttccacttcatgattgtgtcccacttgttgttgattcttcacaaaaaaaatacagttttatatctttatgtttgaagcctgaaatgtggcaaaaggtcgcaaagttcaaggggcccaaatactttcgcaaggcactgtatatatattttttatcacgtttttgactgcactgcccctttaaaGTATGTTCACAGGATATGGAAGTGTAACAACTTACATGTCACATTTATGTTAGTAGTTGTTGAGTTGTCCACCCCATGCTTGTTCTCTGCTTCGCAATAGTACCGCCCACTATCATTGATAGCAATCTTATTGAAGATGAAGCTCTGTCCACATCCTACaatgactccctccctcccattgactctgtaccaggtgTAGGTCTTCACTGCTGGGTTGGCATTGCTGCTGCAGGTCAGAGTCACAGAGCTGCCCTCTACCACTGAACCAGAGGGACTGACCGACAATGAGGTGTTCTTGGCAGGATCTGAAGAAGTGAAGAAGCATATTGTATGGAAACAGGTAGTTTAGAGTGTGTTATGACACTAGCCATAGTGTTAAACTATTGtgtacatttgtttttattttgcaCTTACACATCCCATCTAGTTGAGTGACAGATGAGTTCTGGGATCCAAGACGATTTCTGGTCTCACAATAGAACTGGCTGTTGTCTGCTGGTACCTTGATAGTTAGCATTCTGCTAGATCCCACTTCTGTGACCTGTTCttgattgactctgtaccaggtgTAGCTCCCCACTGCTGGGTTGGCATTGCTGCTGCAGGTCAGAGTCACAGAGCTGCCCTCTATTGCTGAActagagggactgactgacactgAGGTGTTTTTTGGTGGGTCTgaaaaacaacaaagaatatgCAATTAAAATGTTCTACCTGTTTTTTGGTTTGTTTAATAAGTTATTACTTGAGGCTCCAGTATGTTTGTAATGTTGTACTTACATAGCACATTCAGTAGAATGATTGATGAGTTCTTTGTACCATGGTCATTCCTGGCCTCACAGTAGAACTGGTGGTTGTCTATAGATGCTTCCGTTTTTAACTCTCTTTCATTAGCAATTTGTGTCACATGGtctccattgactctgtaccaggtgTAGTTTTTCACTGCTGGGTTGGCATTGCTGCTGCAGGTCAGACTCAGAGAGCTGCCCTCTAACACTGaaccagagggactgactgacactgAGGTGTTCTTGGGAGGATCTGAAGAGACAGGTGTAAAAACAGTGAAAAGG of Oncorhynchus gorbuscha isolate QuinsamMale2020 ecotype Even-year linkage group LG15, OgorEven_v1.0, whole genome shotgun sequence contains these proteins:
- the LOC123997761 gene encoding B-cell receptor CD22-like isoform X3 produces the protein MKSDENLMTGCVFDINKGVLCADWTALMPQSIEALKGSCVRIPCSFTLGSIKTVDYNPCLKTHSCNAIWMRGGTDKTNTVGSRPSGNLNQKDCTTILDNMPTGDELYFRLECGNCVKFNFGTPVQINIADTPPTPTLTPATVEVREGTSVSLICSAAAPCPSLHPTLTWTPSLGQSEEGLQENQDKTQVKTSSLTFTASYLHHEQKISCTALYKQQAGKNVKSPATSLTVAVLFSPKNTSVSVSPSGSVLEGSSVTLTCSGNANPAVSYTWYRVNGVQVTTVGSSRMLTIRVSANNSQFYCEARNDHGTENSSVIQLDLPYPPMYTSVLVSPSGPVVEGSSVTLTCSSNANPAVKTYTWYRVNGVHVTSIGHGEKHQTQVYTDQRKFYCEAKNVHGTQNASVFELDVMYSPKNTSVSVSPSGSMIEGSSVTLTCNSNANPAVKTYTWYTIRGGRETPVKNMPELTVQVLTDNSMFYCEAKNDHGIQKSSAFQLDMMYPPKNTSVSVSPSGSVLEGSSVTLTCSSNANPAGTYTWYRVIGDQVTSIGHGNKHQTQVYTDHRQFYCGATNDHGTKNSTVIELDVLYPPKNTSVSVSPSGSVLEGSSLSLTCSSNANPAVKNYTWYRVNGDHVTQIANERELKTEASIDNHQFYCEARNDHGTKNSSIILLNVLYPPKNTSVSVSPSSSAIEGSSVTLTCSSNANPAVGSYTWYRVNQEQVTEVGSSRMLTIKVPADNSQFYCETRNRLGSQNSSVTQLDGMYPAKNTSLSVSPSGSVVEGSSVTLTCSSNANPAVKTYTWYRVNGREGVIVGCGQSFIFNKIAINDSGRYYCEAENKHGVDNSTTTNINVTYPPKNTSVSVSPSSSAIEGSSVTLTCSSNANPAVGSYTWYRVNQEQVTEVGSSRMLTIKVPADNSQFYCETRNRLGSQNSSVTQLDGMYPAKNTSLSVSPSGPVVEGSSVTLTCSSNANPAVKTYTWYRVNGREGVIVGCGQSFTFNEIAISDSGRYYCEAENKHGVDNSTTTNIDVTFAPKILPSSRCIRTADQINCTCESHGNPSPKVEWRLAGQPVSHITNTVVRESMGSTGLRSSLTTHQSQEEDTPPLVCLSTNSVGSSSLQFCIQCLGSHQGLGKSVDVLEGQVSLPIFITAIFVSALMTALICALLYLRRGHYKYYDSDVGMNLVPTSGERTQDPPAPEEDIYTNSMIPSQARRQGRKQDLEAPNLGPKPLPSSKAISETDRTSLPNLIADTATNPGEGTAKKEREDVFYSSVIWKKKKWMKKKNEGSLDGGREASSGSYLEEERCVLGNVGRHRISKVLEMDHLQFL
- the LOC123997761 gene encoding B-cell receptor CD22-like isoform X1; amino-acid sequence: MKSDENLMTGCVFDINKGVLCADWTALMPQSIEALKGSCVRIPCSFTLGSIKTVDYNPCLKTHSCNAIWMRGGTDKTNTVGSRPSGNLNQKDCTTILDNMPTGDELYFRLECGNCVKFNFGTPVQINIADTPPTPTLTPATVEVREGTSVSLICSAAAPCPSLHPTLTWTPSLGQSEEGLQENQDKTQVKTSSLTFTASYLHHEQKISCTALYKQQAGKNVKSPATSLTVAVLFSPKNTSVSVSPSGSVLEGSSVTLTCSGNANPAVSYTWYRVNGVQVTTVGSSRMLTIRVSANNSQFYCEARNDHGTENSSVIQLDLPYPPMYTSVLVSPSGPVVEGSSVTLTCSSNANPAVKTYTWYRVNGVHVTSIGHGEKHQTQVYTDQRKFYCEAKNVHGTQNASVFELDVMYSPKNTSVSVSPSGSMIEGSSVTLTCNSNANPAVKTYTWYTIRGGRETPVKNMPELTVQVLTDNSMFYCEAKNDHGIQKSSAFQLDMMYPPKNTSVSVSPSGSVLEGSSVTLTCSSNANPAGTYTWYRVIGDQVTSIGHGNKHQTQVYTDHRQFYCGATNDHGTKNSTVIELDVLYPPKNTSVSVSPSGSVLEGSSLSLTCSSNANPAVKNYTWYRVNGDHVTQIANERELKTEASIDNHQFYCEARNDHGTKNSSIILLNVLYPPKNTSVSVSPSSSAIEGSSVTLTCSSNANPAVGSYTWYRVNQEQVTEVGSSRMLTIKVPADNSQFYCETRNRLGSQNSSVTQLDGMYPAKNTSLSVSPSGSVVEGSSVTLTCSSNANPAVKTYTWYRVNGREGVIVGCGQSFIFNKIAINDSGRYYCEAENKHGVDNSTTTNINVTYPPKNTSVSVSPSSSAIEGSSVTLTCSSNANPAVGSYTWYRVNQEQVTEVGSSRMLTIKVPADNSQFYCETRNRLGSQNSSVTQLDGMYPAKNTSLSVSPSGPVVEGSSVTLTCSSNANPAVKTYTWYRVNGREGVIVGCGQSFTFNEIAISDSGRYYCEAENKHGVDNSTTTNIDVTFAPKILPSSRCIRTADQINCTCESHGNPSPKVEWRLAGQPVSHITNTVVRESMGSTGLRSSLTTHQSQEEDTPPLVCLSTNSVGSSSLQFCIQCLGSHQGLGKSVDVLEGQVSLPIFITAIFVSALMTALICALLYLRRVWYPCFTVLRGHYKYYDSDVGMNLVPTSGERTQDPPAPEEDIYTNSMIPSQARRQGRKQDLEAPNLGPKPLPSSKAISETDRTSLPNLIADTATNPGEGTAKKEREDVFYSSVIWKKKKWMKKKNEGSLDGGREASSGSYLEEERCVLGNVGRHRISKVLEMDHLQFL
- the LOC123997761 gene encoding B-cell receptor CD22-like isoform X2 — translated: MAGTLRFLLSGCLLQGVLCADWTALMPQSIEALKGSCVRIPCSFTLGSIKTVDYNPCLKTHSCNAIWMRGGTDKTNTVGSRPSGNLNQKDCTTILDNMPTGDELYFRLECGNCVKFNFGTPVQINIADTPPTPTLTPATVEVREGTSVSLICSAAAPCPSLHPTLTWTPSLGQSEEGLQENQDKTQVKTSSLTFTASYLHHEQKISCTALYKQQAGKNVKSPATSLTVAVLFSPKNTSVSVSPSGSVLEGSSVTLTCSGNANPAVSYTWYRVNGVQVTTVGSSRMLTIRVSANNSQFYCEARNDHGTENSSVIQLDLPYPPMYTSVLVSPSGPVVEGSSVTLTCSSNANPAVKTYTWYRVNGVHVTSIGHGEKHQTQVYTDQRKFYCEAKNVHGTQNASVFELDVMYSPKNTSVSVSPSGSMIEGSSVTLTCNSNANPAVKTYTWYTIRGGRETPVKNMPELTVQVLTDNSMFYCEAKNDHGIQKSSAFQLDMMYPPKNTSVSVSPSGSVLEGSSVTLTCSSNANPAGTYTWYRVIGDQVTSIGHGNKHQTQVYTDHRQFYCGATNDHGTKNSTVIELDVLYPPKNTSVSVSPSGSVLEGSSLSLTCSSNANPAVKNYTWYRVNGDHVTQIANERELKTEASIDNHQFYCEARNDHGTKNSSIILLNVLYPPKNTSVSVSPSSSAIEGSSVTLTCSSNANPAVGSYTWYRVNQEQVTEVGSSRMLTIKVPADNSQFYCETRNRLGSQNSSVTQLDGMYPAKNTSLSVSPSGSVVEGSSVTLTCSSNANPAVKTYTWYRVNGREGVIVGCGQSFIFNKIAINDSGRYYCEAENKHGVDNSTTTNINVTYPPKNTSVSVSPSSSAIEGSSVTLTCSSNANPAVGSYTWYRVNQEQVTEVGSSRMLTIKVPADNSQFYCETRNRLGSQNSSVTQLDGMYPAKNTSLSVSPSGPVVEGSSVTLTCSSNANPAVKTYTWYRVNGREGVIVGCGQSFTFNEIAISDSGRYYCEAENKHGVDNSTTTNIDVTFAPKILPSSRCIRTADQINCTCESHGNPSPKVEWRLAGQPVSHITNTVVRESMGSTGLRSSLTTHQSQEEDTPPLVCLSTNSVGSSSLQFCIQCLGSHQGLGKSVDVLEGQVSLPIFITAIFVSALMTALICALLYLRRVWYPCFTVLRGHYKYYDSDVGMNLVPTSGERTQDPPAPEEDIYTNSMIPSQARRQGRKQDLEAPNLGPKPLPSSKAISETDRTSLPNLIADTATNPGEGTAKKEREDVFYSSVIWKKKKWMKKKNEGSLDGGREASSGSYLEEERCVLGNVGRHRISKVLEMDHLQFL